In one Solanum dulcamara chromosome 1, daSolDulc1.2, whole genome shotgun sequence genomic region, the following are encoded:
- the LOC129890085 gene encoding proteasome subunit alpha type-1-A-like, protein MFRNQYDTDVTTWSPAGRLFQVEYAMEAVKQGSAAIGLRSKTHVILACVNKANSELSSHQKKIFKVDDHIGVAIAGLTADGRVLSRYMRSECINYGYSYESALPVGRLVVQLADKAQVCTQRSWKRPYGVGLLVGGLDESGAHLYYNCPSGNYFEYQAFAIGSRSQAAKTYLERRFENFTDSSRGSLLKDALFALRETLQGEKLTSTNCTVAVVGVGEAFHTLDKETIQGLINEFELAGEEAPAATTDAAVDTKPAVPEAGAPTDEGAAPMDI, encoded by the exons ATGTTCAGAAACCAGTACGACACCGACGTGACGACATGGTCGCCGGCGGGAAGGCTATTTCAGGTAGAGTACGCAATGGAAGCAGTGAAACAAGGCTCAGCAGCAATAGGTCTTCGATCGAAAACGCACGTGATTCTCGCGTGCGTAAACAAGGCTAATTCCGAACTTTCTTCTCACCAGAAGAAGATTTTCAAAGTTGATGATCATATCGGTGTTGCCATCGCCGGACTCACCGCTGACGGCCGTGTGCTTTCTCGGTATATGCGTTCGGAGTGTATCAATTATGGTTATTCTTATGAATCGGCGTTGCCCGTGGGTCGACTTGTTGTTCAGCTCGCTGATAAAGCTCAG GTTTGTACTCAACGGTCCTGGAAACGACCTTATGGCGTTGGCCTACTTGTTGGTGGGTTGGATGAATCTGGCGCTCACCTCTATTACAATTGTCCTAGTGGTAACTACTTTGAATACCAAGCTTTTGCCATTGGATCTCGGTCACAAGCTGCAAAAACATACTTGGAGCGTAGGTTTGAGAATTTCACAGACTCTTCACGAGGAAGTCTGCTTAAGGATGCACTTTTCGCGTTGAGGGAGACATTGCAAGGAGAAAAGCTGACGAGCACGAATTGTACAGTTGCTGTGGTAGGAGTCGGTGAGGCTTTCCATACGTTGGATAAAGAAACTATCCAAGGATTGATCAATGAATTCGAGTTAGCTGGTGAAGAAGCTCCTGCTGCAACCACAGATGCAGCTGTTGATACCAAACCAGCAGTACCTGAAGCGGGTGCCCCTACTGATGAAGGTGCTGCACCAATGGATATATGA
- the LOC129890077 gene encoding protein RADIALIS-like 3, producing the protein MATWTTKQNKKFEEALALFDKDTPDRWHNIARCVGGKSAEEVKRHYELLVKDVMQIENDQVPLPNYRANGSNGRSYSNEQRLMQNLRL; encoded by the exons ATGGCCACTTGgacaacaaaacaaaacaagaaaTTTGAGGAGGCATTGGCTTTATTTGACAAGGACACTCCTGATAGGTGGCATAATATAGCTAGGTGTGTTGGTGGAAAATCAGCAGAAGAAGTGAAAAGGCACTATGAATTGCTTGTAAAAGATGTCATGCAGATAGAAAATGATCAAGTTCCTTTGCCCAATTATAGGGCCAATGGTAGCAATGGAAGAAGTTATTCCAATGAACAAAG GCTTATGCAGAATTTGAGGTTGTAG